One part of the Oceanihabitans sp. IOP_32 genome encodes these proteins:
- a CDS encoding fasciclin domain-containing protein, whose product MKTLKFLFFGFACLTLIFSCKNVEKEETSTPNTEQTEKESPERTGQAFIEDDGSTPNVLQIAIGSEDHTTLVAAVQAAQLENALVNAGPLMVFAPTNEAFAALPEGTVENLLKPENKAALANILKFHVTPGNYSKDFLKRFKKLGQANNAYVQVEVIDDEPIIGGAKIIASIPAGNGVVHVIDKVLLPPTE is encoded by the coding sequence ATGAAAACTTTAAAATTTCTATTTTTTGGGTTTGCTTGTTTAACATTGATTTTTTCCTGCAAAAATGTAGAAAAAGAAGAAACATCGACGCCCAATACTGAACAAACCGAAAAGGAGTCTCCAGAAAGAACAGGTCAGGCTTTTATTGAAGATGATGGCTCTACACCTAATGTGCTGCAAATTGCAATAGGCTCTGAAGACCACACAACTTTAGTTGCTGCGGTTCAAGCTGCACAATTAGAAAACGCCTTAGTTAATGCAGGGCCCTTAATGGTTTTTGCACCAACAAACGAGGCTTTTGCTGCATTGCCTGAAGGAACTGTTGAAAACTTATTAAAACCTGAGAATAAAGCGGCTTTGGCCAATATTTTAAAGTTCCATGTAACGCCGGGGAACTATTCTAAAGACTTTTTAAAGAGATTTAAAAAACTAGGACAAGCAAATAATGCTTATGTACAAGTTGAAGTGATAGACGATGAACCCATTATTGGAGGGGCAAAAATTATAGCGAGTATACCTGCAGGAAACGGTGTGGTGCACGTTATTGATAAAGTATTACTACCTCCTACCGAATAA